One Rhodobacter sp. CZR27 DNA segment encodes these proteins:
- the arsJ gene encoding organoarsenical effux MFS transporter ArsJ: MSAAPSGLRAYAAVTAAYWAFMLSDGALRMLVLLHFNGLGFSPLQLAWLFLLYELAGVVTNLSAGWLAARFGLTSTLYAGLGLQIGALGALAMLDPEWSIPASVAFVMAVQGASGVAKDLAKMSSKSAVKLLAPAGDGLFRWVAWLTGSKNAVKGAGFFLGAALLALAGFQAAVWGMAAVLALILLAVVLWMPEGLPRGVKGTKIASVWSRDPGINRLSLARMFLFGARDVWFVVGIPVYFQSVLSDGTAEGRREAFFLIGGFMALWIIGYGAVQGLAPRLIRGDAAAQARRWAGWLVPIPFALAALALAAEEPAPWLTLTLVAGLLLFGFVFAVNSSLHSYLILAFSKAERVTMDVGFYYMANAAGRLVGTLLSGLSYQWGGLPLCLATAGAMAAASWMTARRIEPAATA, encoded by the coding sequence ATGAGCGCCGCCCCCTCGGGCCTCCGCGCCTATGCCGCCGTGACCGCCGCCTACTGGGCCTTCATGCTCAGCGATGGCGCGCTCCGGATGCTGGTGCTCTTGCACTTCAACGGGCTTGGGTTCTCGCCGCTGCAGCTGGCCTGGCTGTTCCTGCTCTACGAGCTGGCGGGCGTCGTGACCAACCTCTCGGCAGGCTGGCTCGCCGCCCGCTTCGGGCTGACCTCGACGCTCTATGCCGGGCTGGGCCTGCAGATCGGGGCGCTCGGCGCGCTGGCGATGCTGGATCCTGAGTGGAGCATCCCGGCCTCGGTCGCCTTCGTGATGGCGGTGCAGGGGGCCTCGGGCGTCGCGAAGGATCTCGCCAAGATGTCCTCGAAAAGCGCGGTGAAGCTGCTGGCCCCTGCGGGAGACGGGCTTTTCCGCTGGGTGGCGTGGCTCACGGGATCGAAGAACGCGGTGAAGGGCGCGGGCTTCTTCCTCGGCGCGGCGCTTCTGGCGCTGGCGGGATTCCAGGCCGCGGTCTGGGGAATGGCGGCGGTGCTGGCCCTGATCCTGCTGGCGGTGGTGCTCTGGATGCCCGAGGGGCTGCCGCGCGGGGTGAAGGGGACGAAGATCGCCTCGGTCTGGTCGCGCGATCCCGGCATCAACCGGCTGTCGCTGGCGCGGATGTTCCTGTTCGGGGCGCGGGACGTGTGGTTCGTGGTGGGCATCCCGGTCTATTTCCAGTCGGTCCTGTCGGACGGCACCGCCGAGGGTCGCCGCGAGGCCTTCTTCCTGATCGGCGGCTTCATGGCGCTCTGGATCATCGGTTATGGCGCGGTGCAGGGACTGGCGCCCCGGCTGATCCGGGGCGACGCCGCGGCCCAGGCCCGCCGCTGGGCCGGGTGGCTGGTGCCCATCCCCTTCGCACTGGCCGCGCTGGCGCTGGCGGCGGAAGAGCCGGCCCCGTGGCTGACGCTGACGCTGGTCGCGGGGCTTCTGCTCTTCGGCTTCGTCTTCGCGGTGAACTCGTCGTTGCACTCCTACCTGATCCTCGCCTTCTCGAAGGCCGAGCGGGTGACGATGGACGTGGGCTTCTACTACATGGCAAATGCAGCCGGCCGGCTGGTCGGCACGCTGCTCTCGGGCCTCAGCTACCAGTGGGGCGGCCTGCCGCTCTGCCTTGCCACAGCGGGCGCCATGGCTGCCGCAAGCTGGATGACGGCGCGACGGATCGAGCCGGCGGCGACCGCCTGA
- a CDS encoding ArsJ-associated glyceraldehyde-3-phosphate dehydrogenase — translation MARIAVNGLGRMGKLLLRALIDRGAGGEIVLLNDAEGDAAQHALLMEFDSVHGRWAVPVAHDAESLTLGGHRMPLTRVRRIEDLPLRELGVDLVVDCTGVFKTAAKLAPYFEAVRKVVVSAPVKDGGALNLVHGINHHLYDGSQRLVTAASCTTNCLAPVVKVIHEGIGIRHGSITTIHDVTNTQTIVDRPAKDMRRARSALANLIPTTTGSATAIGLIYPELKGRLNGHAVRVPLLNASLTDAVFEVARPTTAEEVNALFAEAARGPLKGILGYEERPLVSSDFLNDPRSAVVDAASTMVVGGTQVKVYAWYDNEWGYVCRLADITRMVAESLA, via the coding sequence ATGGCGCGGATCGCGGTGAACGGCCTCGGCCGGATGGGCAAGCTTCTGCTGCGCGCGCTGATCGACCGCGGCGCGGGTGGCGAGATCGTGCTTCTGAACGACGCCGAGGGGGATGCGGCGCAGCACGCGCTGCTGATGGAGTTCGACAGCGTCCACGGCCGGTGGGCCGTGCCAGTCGCACATGATGCGGAGAGCCTGACGCTGGGCGGACATCGCATGCCGCTCACGCGCGTGCGGCGGATCGAGGATCTGCCGCTGCGCGAACTGGGCGTAGATCTGGTGGTCGATTGCACCGGCGTCTTCAAGACGGCCGCAAAGCTCGCGCCCTATTTCGAGGCGGTGCGAAAGGTGGTCGTCTCGGCGCCGGTGAAGGACGGCGGGGCGTTGAACCTCGTCCATGGCATCAACCACCACCTCTACGACGGCAGCCAGCGGCTGGTGACGGCGGCCTCCTGCACGACGAACTGCCTCGCGCCGGTGGTGAAGGTGATCCATGAGGGGATCGGCATCCGGCATGGCTCGATCACCACGATCCATGACGTGACGAACACGCAGACCATCGTGGACCGCCCGGCGAAGGACATGCGCCGCGCGCGCTCGGCGCTGGCGAACCTGATCCCGACCACGACCGGCTCGGCCACGGCAATCGGGCTGATCTACCCCGAGCTGAAGGGGCGGCTGAACGGCCATGCGGTGCGGGTGCCGCTCTTGAACGCCTCGCTGACCGACGCCGTCTTCGAGGTCGCGCGCCCGACCACGGCCGAGGAGGTCAACGCCCTCTTTGCCGAGGCGGCGCGGGGGCCGCTGAAGGGGATCCTGGGCTATGAGGAGCGGCCGCTCGTCTCGTCGGATTTCCTGAACGATCCGCGCTCGGCGGTGGTCGACGCGGCCTCGACCATGGTCGTCGGCGGCACGCAGGTGAAGGTCTACGCCTGGTATGACAACGAATGGGGCTATGTCTGCCGGCTGGCGGACATCACCCGGATGGTGGCGGAGAGCCTGGCATGA
- a CDS encoding FadR/GntR family transcriptional regulator, which yields MVLKIQTPEGEEAGWTPLPQQVARRLQDMIRAGELKPGDRLPSQRVLSERLAVSRASLREALLTLETLGLLRTEPARGTFVTGPSAAAATPAGAALKWRYADSYSAQEVFETRVMLEGRIAAGAAGLIDAPSLRALHQATDEMERCWDAGDLLANVEADLLFHRIIARYCPNRMLQELYGLIAHLLTETQRQPIPRTEAPRMKASLAEHRSIIAALEARDPGWARLAMEAHVRNTAQCAGVSV from the coding sequence ATGGTGCTGAAAATTCAGACGCCCGAGGGCGAGGAGGCGGGCTGGACTCCGCTTCCGCAGCAGGTGGCCCGCCGGCTGCAGGACATGATCCGCGCGGGCGAGTTGAAGCCGGGCGACCGGCTGCCCTCGCAGCGCGTGCTGTCCGAGCGGCTGGCGGTCAGCCGCGCGTCGCTGCGCGAGGCGCTCCTGACGCTGGAGACGCTGGGTCTTCTGCGGACCGAGCCGGCGCGCGGCACCTTCGTCACCGGCCCCTCGGCCGCGGCGGCGACGCCTGCGGGGGCAGCCCTGAAATGGCGCTACGCCGACAGCTATTCCGCGCAGGAGGTGTTCGAGACGCGGGTGATGCTCGAGGGGCGGATCGCGGCCGGGGCGGCCGGGCTGATCGACGCGCCCTCGCTTCGCGCGCTGCATCAGGCCACGGACGAGATGGAGCGCTGCTGGGACGCGGGGGACCTGCTGGCCAATGTCGAGGCAGATCTCCTGTTTCACCGGATCATTGCCCGGTATTGCCCGAACCGCATGTTGCAGGAGCTTTACGGGCTGATTGCCCACCTGCTGACCGAGACCCAGCGCCAGCCGATCCCCCGGACCGAGGCGCCGCGGATGAAGGCCTCGCTGGCCGAGCACCGCAGCATCATCGCGGCGCTGGAAGCGCGCGATCCCGGCTGGGCGCGCCTCGCGATGGAGGCGCATGTGCGCAACACGGCCCAGTGCGCGGGCGTCTCCGTCTGA
- a CDS encoding amino acid ABC transporter ATP-binding protein, with product MPDPVIRIRNLHKTYGTFTALNGIDLDISEGEVVCVIGPSGSGKSTLIRCINLLEEFSPGSEVSVDGIPVARGRALDRVRAEVGMVFQSFNLFPHMTVLRNVMLAPMRVRRLSAREAEARARTLLARVGIEAQADKYPGQLSGGQQQRVAIARALAMEPKVLLFDEPTSALDPEMVGEVLDVMKALAGTGVTMVVVTHEMGFARQVADRVIFMDGGQIVETGPPDRIFDAPQEPRTRNFLGAVLNH from the coding sequence ATGCCCGATCCCGTCATCCGCATCCGCAACCTGCACAAGACCTATGGCACCTTCACGGCGCTGAACGGCATCGACCTCGACATCTCCGAAGGCGAGGTAGTCTGCGTCATCGGCCCCTCAGGGTCGGGCAAGTCCACGCTGATCCGCTGCATCAACCTGCTCGAGGAGTTCTCTCCCGGCAGCGAGGTCAGCGTCGACGGCATCCCCGTGGCGCGTGGCCGCGCGCTGGACCGGGTGCGCGCCGAGGTGGGCATGGTGTTCCAGTCCTTCAACCTCTTTCCGCACATGACGGTGCTGCGGAACGTGATGCTGGCGCCGATGCGCGTGCGCCGGCTGTCCGCGCGCGAGGCCGAGGCCCGCGCCCGCACCCTTCTGGCCCGCGTCGGCATCGAGGCGCAGGCCGACAAGTATCCCGGCCAGCTCTCGGGCGGGCAGCAGCAGCGCGTGGCGATCGCGCGCGCACTGGCGATGGAGCCGAAGGTGCTGCTGTTCGACGAGCCGACCTCGGCGCTCGATCCCGAGATGGTGGGCGAGGTTCTGGACGTGATGAAGGCGCTCGCCGGCACGGGGGTCACCATGGTCGTGGTCACCCACGAGATGGGCTTTGCCCGGCAGGTCGCCGACCGGGTGATCTTCATGGACGGCGGCCAGATCGTCGAGACCGGCCCGCCCGACCGGATCTTCGACGCCCCGCAAGAGCCGCGCACCCGCAACTTCCTTGGCGCGGTCCTGAACCACTGA
- a CDS encoding YdeI family protein → MPRTNPEVDALLAGLTAWQDELACLRSILLESALTEDFKWRSPVYTFNGGNVAIIWGFRDRATLGFFKGVLLADPCGMLEPPGEHSRSSRVINFTDVNQIESARPALLALIAEAIELERSGLKVEFPKDDLDYPLELSDRLDGDPGFRAAFEALTPGRRRGWVLHVLQAMQSATRASRIDRAMPRILAGKGPQDR, encoded by the coding sequence ATGCCCAGGACAAACCCCGAGGTTGACGCGCTCCTTGCCGGGCTGACCGCCTGGCAGGACGAGCTTGCCTGCCTGCGCTCGATCCTCCTCGAAAGTGCGCTGACCGAGGATTTCAAGTGGCGCTCGCCGGTCTATACCTTCAACGGCGGCAATGTAGCGATCATCTGGGGGTTCAGGGATCGCGCCACGCTCGGGTTCTTCAAGGGCGTGCTCTTGGCCGACCCCTGCGGCATGCTCGAGCCGCCCGGAGAACACTCCCGGTCCTCGCGGGTGATCAACTTCACGGACGTGAACCAGATCGAGAGCGCGAGGCCGGCCCTGCTTGCCCTGATCGCCGAGGCCATCGAGCTCGAACGATCGGGCCTGAAGGTCGAGTTTCCGAAGGATGATCTGGACTATCCACTGGAACTTTCCGACCGGCTCGACGGCGACCCTGGCTTCCGGGCGGCGTTCGAGGCGCTGACGCCCGGTCGCCGGCGTGGCTGGGTGCTGCACGTCCTGCAGGCAATGCAATCGGCCACGCGGGCGTCGCGCATCGACCGCGCCATGCCCCGCATCCTTGCGGGCAAGGGCCCGCAAGATCGCTAG
- a CDS encoding ABC transporter substrate-binding protein yields MRRRDFLRAAALASGLALGIGAAGAQAADLTVGANIGNVPWEFQDDSGAFVGFEVDLATEIGKRLGREVKIENIPFNGLFSAVQSGRIDMAMSSITITQKRLESVSFAQPYYDSDQSLTVMAASGIKGVADMKGKVVGVDTGSTGDMWATENTAAQGFSDIRRYEGLAPAMLDLAAGRIDGYISDIPALQYYAKDKPQYLVAERIPTGEQYSMMFAKDAPLAAEVNEVISQLKTEGVVAALHKKWFGAEPEATTSTAKVLDMPKLD; encoded by the coding sequence ATGAGGAGACGCGATTTTCTGCGGGCGGCAGCGCTGGCTTCGGGGCTGGCGCTGGGGATCGGCGCGGCGGGCGCGCAGGCGGCAGACCTGACCGTGGGCGCCAACATCGGCAACGTACCGTGGGAATTCCAGGATGACTCGGGCGCCTTCGTGGGCTTCGAGGTGGATCTGGCGACCGAGATCGGCAAGCGGCTGGGCCGCGAAGTGAAAATCGAGAACATCCCGTTCAACGGCCTGTTCTCGGCGGTGCAGTCGGGGCGGATCGACATGGCGATGTCCTCGATCACCATCACGCAGAAGCGGCTGGAATCGGTGTCATTCGCACAGCCCTACTATGACAGCGATCAGTCGCTGACGGTGATGGCGGCGAGCGGGATCAAGGGTGTTGCCGACATGAAGGGCAAGGTGGTGGGCGTGGACACCGGATCGACCGGCGACATGTGGGCGACCGAGAACACCGCCGCGCAGGGCTTCAGCGACATCCGCCGCTACGAGGGGCTGGCGCCGGCGATGCTTGACCTCGCGGCCGGGCGGATCGACGGCTACATCAGCGACATCCCGGCGCTGCAATACTACGCCAAGGACAAGCCCCAGTATCTGGTGGCCGAGCGCATCCCGACGGGCGAGCAATATTCGATGATGTTCGCGAAGGACGCCCCGCTGGCGGCCGAGGTGAACGAGGTCATCAGCCAGCTGAAGACCGAAGGCGTGGTGGCTGCGTTGCACAAGAAGTGGTTCGGCGCCGAGCCCGAGGCCACGACCTCGACGGCGAAGGTTCTCGACATGCCGAAGCTCGACTGA
- a CDS encoding metalloregulator ArsR/SmtB family transcription factor: METTEAAHHFAALGHPGRLAIVRLLLRHAPRAVRPTEIAATLGMKPNTLSHHLSELETAGLIGSAREGRSLFYSVRLPALAALIAYLGHDCGRGRPDLMPRVPREMDMDRPFNVLFICSGNSARSIFAEAILRSLGGTRFRAFSAGTRPNSRLNPFALEVLERNGLDTSSLRSKHVAEFEGPEAPRMDFVFTVCEQAASDECAPWPGQPLTAHWGMSDPAKAEGTDAEKGLAFAKAFGELHRRISAFTQLPFDQLERLALQQHLDRLGEA, encoded by the coding sequence ATGGAAACGACAGAAGCCGCCCACCACTTCGCCGCCCTCGGACATCCCGGCCGCCTTGCCATCGTCCGCCTGCTCCTGCGTCACGCGCCGCGGGCTGTGCGGCCGACCGAGATTGCGGCAACGCTGGGGATGAAGCCGAACACCCTCTCGCACCATCTGTCCGAGCTGGAGACGGCAGGGCTGATCGGCTCGGCACGCGAGGGACGCTCGCTGTTCTACAGCGTGCGGCTGCCCGCGCTTGCGGCGCTGATCGCCTACCTCGGCCACGACTGCGGCCGGGGCCGCCCCGACCTGATGCCTCGCGTTCCACGGGAGATGGACATGGACCGCCCCTTCAACGTGCTCTTCATCTGCTCGGGCAATTCCGCCCGCTCGATCTTCGCCGAGGCGATCCTGCGCAGCCTCGGCGGCACCCGCTTCCGCGCCTTCTCTGCCGGGACGCGGCCGAACAGCCGGCTGAACCCCTTCGCGCTCGAGGTGCTGGAGCGCAACGGGCTCGACACCTCCAGCCTGCGCTCGAAGCATGTCGCCGAGTTCGAGGGGCCGGAGGCGCCGAGGATGGATTTCGTCTTCACCGTCTGCGAGCAGGCGGCATCGGACGAATGCGCGCCCTGGCCGGGCCAGCCGCTGACCGCGCATTGGGGGATGTCGGACCCGGCAAAGGCCGAAGGTACCGACGCCGAGAAGGGCCTCGCCTTCGCCAAGGCCTTCGGCGAGCTGCACCGCCGGATCTCGGCCTTCACCCAGCTGCCCTTCGACCAGCTGGAGCGGCTTGCGCTGCAGCAGCATCTCGACCGGCTGGGAGAGGCCTGA
- a CDS encoding ABC transporter permease yields the protein MSEPEFLRRAERPAPPSGLSNALVFGWRAVLKFRHLPEQLFDIVMTPIMFTLLFTFVFGGALAGSPGEYLQFFLPGILVQTVVFNSVYSGMGLSTDFQKGLFDRFRTLPIWSLAPFAGLMVGDILRHLIAGAIILGIGLALGYRPEAGVPGVLAAFVLLLGIGFGTGWIFLVLGMLVRTPMTVMTLGFTILFPVTFASNIMVDPATMPEWLRGFVEVNPVSLMATALRGLMGGTASAGQIAAALAAPVALTLVLAPLTVWLYRRR from the coding sequence ATGAGCGAGCCGGAGTTCCTGCGCCGTGCCGAGCGCCCGGCGCCGCCCTCGGGCCTGTCGAATGCGCTGGTCTTCGGCTGGCGGGCGGTGCTGAAGTTCCGCCACCTGCCCGAGCAGCTGTTCGACATCGTCATGACCCCGATCATGTTCACGCTGCTCTTCACCTTCGTCTTCGGCGGCGCTCTGGCGGGATCGCCGGGCGAGTATCTGCAGTTCTTCCTGCCGGGGATCCTGGTGCAGACGGTCGTGTTCAACTCGGTCTATTCGGGCATGGGCCTTTCGACCGATTTCCAGAAGGGCCTGTTCGACCGGTTCCGGACCCTGCCGATCTGGTCGCTGGCGCCCTTCGCCGGGCTGATGGTGGGCGACATCCTGCGCCATCTGATCGCGGGCGCGATCATCCTCGGGATCGGGCTGGCGCTCGGCTACCGGCCGGAGGCCGGGGTGCCGGGGGTGCTGGCGGCCTTCGTCCTGCTGCTCGGCATCGGCTTCGGCACGGGCTGGATCTTCCTGGTGCTGGGCATGCTGGTGCGCACGCCGATGACCGTGATGACGTTGGGCTTCACCATCCTCTTTCCGGTGACCTTCGCCTCGAACATCATGGTCGACCCGGCCACCATGCCGGAGTGGCTGCGGGGCTTCGTCGAGGTGAACCCGGTCTCGCTGATGGCCACGGCCCTGCGCGGCCTGATGGGCGGCACCGCCAGCGCGGGCCAGATCGCCGCTGCGCTCGCCGCACCCGTGGCGCTGACGCTGGTCTTGGCGCCGCTGACCGTCTGGCTCTACCGGCGCCGGTAG
- a CDS encoding amino acid ABC transporter permease, translating to MDIFDTFFNVPVLVRTFPLLLSGLWVTVKLGVTSILGGLVLGLGLALVRLYGMAVFRGLARVYIDILRSIPILVLLIVVYYALPFVGIRLSPFVSAAVTLTLVSSAYTAEIFRAGIEAIPRGQFEASGALGLSYRHTMVDVILPQAIRIVIPPLTNNCINVMKDTALASVVAMPDLLKQATQAQALAANPSPLIGAALIYIALLWPLVAIVSRLEGRFGARSR from the coding sequence ATGGACATCTTCGACACATTCTTCAACGTGCCGGTTCTGGTGCGGACCTTTCCGCTGCTGCTGTCCGGCCTCTGGGTCACGGTCAAGCTGGGGGTGACGAGCATCCTGGGCGGGCTGGTGCTGGGCCTCGGCCTTGCGCTGGTGCGGCTTTACGGGATGGCCGTGTTCCGCGGCCTTGCGCGGGTCTATATCGACATCCTGCGCTCGATCCCGATCCTCGTCCTGCTGATCGTGGTCTATTACGCGCTGCCCTTCGTGGGCATCCGCCTGTCACCCTTCGTCTCGGCGGCGGTGACGCTGACGCTGGTGTCCAGCGCCTATACCGCCGAGATCTTCCGCGCCGGGATCGAAGCCATTCCGCGCGGCCAGTTCGAGGCCTCGGGGGCGCTGGGGCTGAGCTATCGCCACACGATGGTGGACGTGATCCTGCCGCAGGCGATCCGCATCGTGATCCCGCCGCTGACCAACAACTGCATCAACGTGATGAAGGACACGGCGCTGGCCTCTGTCGTGGCGATGCCGGACCTGCTGAAACAGGCGACGCAGGCGCAGGCGCTGGCCGCCAACCCCTCGCCGCTGATCGGGGCCGCGCTGATCTACATCGCGCTTCTGTGGCCGCTGGTGGCCATCGTCTCGCGGCTGGAAGGCCGCTTTGGTGCGCGGAGCCGCTGA
- a CDS encoding ATP-binding cassette domain-containing protein: MTDAIAAPADEGLALQARGLVRRFGKMTAVAGIDLDVPRGTIFAILGPNGAGKTSLLRVLATLIGPDGGRASIMGHDLVREPQAVRASISMTGQFASLDEDLTGRENLLMLARLWGFGLRASRRRADELLAAFDLAGAARRQVKDYSGGMRRRLDIAASLIVTPGVLFLDEPTTGLDPSARQGIWRLIRQLAASGVTILLTTQYLEEADQLADRIMVMDHGRKIAEGTSRELKAATGSGFLHVTLADPAGLDAAERLLAQGLGGSVQRSAEGATLSVKVASAATAHAALAELIAAGHEPADFSVGQPSLDEVFFALTGASGTGGAR; encoded by the coding sequence ATGACCGATGCTATCGCGGCCCCGGCCGATGAGGGGCTTGCCTTGCAGGCCCGCGGGCTGGTGCGCCGGTTCGGCAAGATGACGGCGGTGGCGGGGATCGATCTCGACGTGCCGCGCGGCACGATCTTCGCCATCCTTGGCCCGAACGGCGCGGGCAAGACCTCGCTCCTGCGGGTGCTTGCCACGCTGATCGGGCCGGACGGCGGGCGGGCCTCGATCATGGGTCACGATCTCGTGCGCGAACCGCAGGCGGTGCGGGCGTCGATCTCGATGACCGGCCAGTTCGCCTCGCTCGACGAGGACCTGACCGGCCGCGAGAACCTGCTGATGCTGGCCCGGCTCTGGGGGTTCGGCCTGCGGGCCTCGCGTCGCCGCGCCGACGAGCTTCTGGCCGCCTTCGACCTGGCCGGGGCCGCGCGCAGGCAGGTGAAGGACTATTCCGGCGGGATGCGCCGGCGCCTCGACATCGCGGCTTCGCTGATCGTGACGCCGGGGGTGCTGTTCCTCGACGAGCCGACGACCGGGCTCGACCCCTCGGCGCGGCAGGGCATCTGGCGGCTGATCCGGCAGCTGGCCGCCTCGGGCGTCACCATCCTGCTCACGACGCAGTATCTGGAGGAGGCCGACCAGCTGGCCGACCGCATCATGGTCATGGACCACGGCCGCAAGATCGCCGAGGGCACCAGCCGCGAGCTGAAGGCCGCGACCGGCTCGGGCTTCCTGCATGTGACGCTCGCCGATCCCGCGGGGCTCGATGCGGCCGAGCGCCTGCTGGCGCAAGGCCTCGGAGGCTCGGTGCAGCGGAGCGCCGAGGGCGCCACGCTGTCGGTCAAGGTCGCCAGCGCCGCCACCGCCCATGCGGCCCTGGCCGAGTTGATCGCGGCCGGGCATGAGCCGGCCGACTTCTCGGTCGGCCAGCCAAGCCTTGACGAGGTCTTCTTCGCGCTCACCGGAGCGTCCGGAACGGGAGGTGCCAGATGA